A genomic region of Pseudomonas sp. RSB 5.4 contains the following coding sequences:
- the tauD gene encoding taurine dioxygenase has product MSSLTITPLSSALGAQISGVDVSQPLNLEQRDAIEQALLKYQVLFFRDQPIEPSQQARFAAYFGDLHIHPIYPNVPEQPEVLILDTAVTDVRDNAIWHTDVTFLPTPAMGAVLSAKLLPEFGGDTLWASGIAAYEALSAPMKNLLEGLTATHDFTRSFPLERYGNTPQALAQWEEARRKNPPLSHPVIRTHPVSGRRSLFVNEGFTSKINELSDTESEAILKFLFAHATRPEFTIRWRWQQDDIAFWDNRVTQHYAVDDYRPARRVMQRATVLGDVPFFR; this is encoded by the coding sequence ATGAGCAGCCTCACCATCACCCCATTAAGCTCGGCCCTCGGCGCGCAGATCAGCGGCGTCGACGTCAGCCAGCCGTTGAACCTGGAACAGCGCGACGCCATCGAGCAGGCGCTGCTCAAGTATCAAGTGCTGTTTTTTCGCGACCAGCCGATCGAACCGTCGCAACAGGCGCGTTTCGCCGCGTACTTCGGCGACCTGCACATTCACCCGATCTACCCGAACGTGCCGGAGCAGCCCGAAGTGCTGATCCTCGACACCGCCGTCACCGACGTGCGCGACAACGCGATCTGGCACACCGACGTGACCTTCCTGCCGACCCCGGCGATGGGCGCGGTGCTCAGCGCCAAGCTGCTGCCCGAGTTTGGCGGCGACACCCTGTGGGCCAGCGGGATTGCCGCGTATGAAGCACTGTCGGCACCGATGAAAAACCTGCTCGAAGGGCTGACCGCGACTCACGATTTCACCCGCTCTTTCCCGTTGGAACGCTACGGCAATACGCCGCAAGCACTGGCCCAGTGGGAAGAGGCGCGACGCAAGAACCCACCGTTGTCACACCCGGTAATCCGCACCCATCCGGTCAGTGGACGGCGCTCGTTGTTCGTCAACGAAGGCTTCACCTCGAAGATCAACGAGCTGTCGGACACCGAGAGCGAGGCGATTCTGAAGTTCCTGTTCGCACACGCAACGCGGCCGGAGTTCACCATTCGCTGGCGCTGGCAGCAGGACGACATTGCGTTCTGGGATAACCGCGTGACCCAGCATTACGCGGTGGATGATTACCGCCCGGCACGACGGGTGATGCAACGGGCTACGGTGTTGGGGGATGTGCCGTTTTTTCGCTGA
- a CDS encoding LLM class flavin-dependent oxidoreductase → MSRQLKLGAFLMATGHHVAAWRHPQVPANAGLDFAHYKRLAQIAEAAKFDTLFVADSVAAPTQDIASRMARSDHFEPLTLLSALSAVTEHIGLIATATTSYNEPYHVARKFASLDHLSGGRAGWNLVTSDNAAEALNFGRDEHLGHAERYSRAREFHQVVTGLWDSWEDDAFVRDKASGAYYDPAKLHVLDHVGEHFRVKGPLNVARSPQGQPVIVQAGSSETGRELAAQTAEVVFTAQTSLAGAQAFYADLKGRLAKYGRSADSLKIMPGVFVVVGQTEAEAQEKCETFQQLVEPEVGVALLGRMLGNFDLSKYPLDGPLPALPLTDSGQQSRQKLLTELAGREHLTLAELGRRIAGGRGHYSLVGTPAQISDRLQEWFEQGAADGFNVLVPHLPGGLEDFANGVVPELQRRGLFRTEYEGRTLRENLGLARPGNRFV, encoded by the coding sequence ATGAGCAGACAGCTGAAACTCGGCGCCTTTCTCATGGCCACCGGGCACCACGTCGCCGCGTGGCGGCACCCGCAGGTGCCGGCGAATGCGGGGCTGGATTTCGCCCACTACAAGCGTCTGGCGCAGATTGCCGAGGCGGCGAAGTTCGACACGCTGTTCGTCGCCGACAGTGTGGCCGCGCCGACCCAGGATATCGCCAGCCGCATGGCGCGTTCGGATCACTTCGAACCGCTGACCTTGCTCTCGGCCCTGAGCGCGGTCACCGAGCACATCGGCCTGATCGCCACGGCGACCACCAGCTACAACGAGCCGTATCACGTGGCGCGCAAATTCGCCTCACTTGATCATCTGTCGGGCGGGCGTGCGGGGTGGAATCTGGTGACCTCGGACAACGCTGCCGAGGCACTGAATTTTGGTCGTGACGAGCACCTCGGCCACGCCGAACGCTACAGCCGTGCGCGCGAGTTTCATCAGGTGGTCACCGGGCTTTGGGACAGTTGGGAGGACGATGCCTTTGTCCGCGACAAGGCCAGCGGTGCGTATTACGACCCAGCGAAGCTGCATGTGCTGGATCACGTCGGTGAACACTTTCGGGTGAAAGGCCCGCTGAACGTGGCGCGCTCGCCGCAGGGACAACCGGTGATCGTGCAGGCTGGCTCGTCCGAAACCGGGCGTGAACTGGCGGCACAGACCGCTGAGGTGGTGTTCACCGCGCAGACTTCGCTGGCCGGCGCGCAGGCGTTCTACGCCGACCTCAAGGGCCGCTTGGCCAAGTACGGGCGCAGTGCCGATTCGCTGAAAATCATGCCGGGGGTGTTTGTCGTCGTCGGCCAGACAGAAGCCGAAGCGCAGGAAAAATGTGAAACGTTTCAGCAATTGGTCGAACCGGAGGTTGGCGTGGCGTTGCTTGGGCGTATGCTGGGCAACTTCGACTTGTCGAAGTACCCGCTGGACGGACCGCTGCCGGCGTTGCCGCTGACCGACAGCGGCCAGCAGAGCCGGCAGAAATTGCTGACTGAACTGGCAGGGCGGGAGCATCTGACCCTCGCCGAATTGGGCCGCAGGATTGCCGGTGGGCGCGGGCATTACAGCCTGGTGGGCACGCCGGCGCAGATCTCCGACCGCTTGCAGGAATGGTTCGAGCAGGGCGCGGCGGATGGCTTCAACGTGTTGGTGCCGCACCTGCCGGGCGGACTCGAAGACTTCGCTAATGGCGTGGTCCCGGAACTGCAGCGCCGTGGGCTGTTCAGAACCGAGTATGAGGGCCGGACCTTGCGCGAAAACCTGGGCCTTGCCCGACCCGGCAACAGATTTGTGTAA
- the mgrA gene encoding L-glyceraldehyde 3-phosphate reductase, with the protein MTYTAAENRYDSIPYRRVGRSGLVLPALSLGLWHNFGDSTPIDTQRALLRTAFDLGINHFDLANNYGPPYGSAEINFGRLLREDFKHYRDELIISSKAGWDMWPGPYGQGGGSRKYVLASLDQSLQRLGLDYVDIFYSHRFDPDTPLEETASALATAVQQGKALYIGISSYSGVKTREIAALLKEWKVPLLIHQPAYNLLNRWVEKDLLDTTDELGTGVIAFTPLAQGLLTDKYLNGVPADARVNRPGGGSLQASHLSEANIAHVRALNEIAKRRGQSLAQLALAWTLRDPRVTSALIGASRPEQIIENVGALKNLSFSAEELAEIDRFAQEGGINLWEKPSTAE; encoded by the coding sequence ATGACTTACACCGCTGCCGAAAACCGCTACGACTCCATCCCTTACCGCCGTGTCGGCCGCAGTGGTCTGGTACTGCCGGCGCTGTCGCTGGGCCTGTGGCACAACTTCGGCGACAGCACGCCGATCGACACGCAGCGTGCCCTGCTGCGCACCGCGTTCGACCTGGGGATCAACCACTTCGACCTGGCCAACAACTATGGCCCGCCGTACGGCAGCGCCGAGATCAACTTCGGTCGCCTGCTGCGCGAAGACTTCAAGCACTACCGCGACGAGCTGATCATCTCCAGCAAGGCCGGTTGGGACATGTGGCCCGGCCCCTACGGTCAGGGCGGCGGTTCGCGCAAATACGTGCTGGCCAGTCTCGACCAGAGCCTGCAGCGCCTCGGTCTGGACTATGTGGATATTTTCTATTCGCACCGCTTCGACCCGGACACCCCGCTGGAAGAAACCGCCAGCGCCCTCGCCACCGCCGTGCAGCAGGGCAAGGCGTTGTACATCGGTATCTCGTCGTACTCCGGGGTGAAAACCCGCGAGATCGCCGCGCTGCTCAAGGAATGGAAAGTGCCGCTGCTGATTCATCAGCCGGCGTACAACCTGCTCAATCGCTGGGTGGAAAAAGACCTGCTCGACACCACCGACGAACTCGGCACTGGCGTGATCGCGTTCACGCCGCTGGCGCAAGGTCTGCTGACCGACAAATACCTCAACGGCGTGCCGGCGGATGCGCGGGTCAATCGTCCGGGCGGTGGTTCGTTGCAGGCTTCGCACCTGTCCGAGGCCAACATTGCGCATGTTCGCGCATTGAACGAGATCGCCAAGCGTCGCGGCCAGAGCCTGGCGCAACTGGCACTGGCCTGGACCCTGCGTGATCCACGCGTGACCTCAGCGCTGATCGGCGCGAGCCGGCCGGAGCAGATCATCGAGAACGTCGGGGCGTTGAAAAACCTGAGTTTCAGTGCCGAGGAACTGGCGGAGATCGACCGGTTTGCCCAAGAGGGCGGGATCAATCTTTGGGAGAAGCCTTCGACGGCGGAGTGA
- a CDS encoding TonB-dependent receptor has protein sequence MHNIPGATHTLAQSIRAAGWILTGLAALPLANAFAADSSDQEPTLKSVTVTATRREESLQKVPVAVSVIDGEQLERDNRNGVASIVQQVPSLNFRTGASNKDTSLFVRGVGTISTSPGVEPTVATVIDGVVYARPGQSTLDLLDLERVEVLRGPQGTLFGKNASAGVLNITSKAPTNETHGYIDQSYYSGNESRTRFGIGGSLIPDTLKGSISTLVSSYDGNVDNKYNGQEVNGYNHRGVRGKLEFTPNDDVTFTLIADYMQSHDDGPNGVVSKSLTPAFANALSPVYASNHNRDINTDTRTHVEDTNKGLSGQLDWQLGDYTLTSITAWRGWDNTQYQDGDRLSTITAAFPGTADKGDLAFDQYSQELRLASPKGEFLEYVGGLFYMHGKDDETYQRTLTTPTSVNRGVADYSTTSDSYAAFGETTLNFTSAFRGIAGLRYTHDDLEYDHRRVSTSATTVSGIQPATSSSGSVDEDGWSGRLGVQYDLSAAVTTYLTYSRGYKGPAYNVFFNMQPRDTEALKPETSNTWEAGIKATSWNNRLTTNLAVFHSDYDNYQANFFDTVAGQVVTRLINAGSVSTEGVELDYALQATQQLKFSGALAYTRARIDQFSCPAGAAASCNVNGKPLPFSPDWKSYVRADYTIPLENGLDIELGTDYSWQSEVQYDISQNADTKQGAYGIWNASVALADYSNGWRVALLGKNLADKSYSPLLASGGNYIYRAVPRDDERYFGVQLRKDF, from the coding sequence ATGCACAACATTCCTGGGGCGACACACACACTGGCGCAATCGATTCGCGCCGCTGGCTGGATCCTTACCGGGCTGGCGGCGTTGCCGCTGGCCAATGCTTTTGCCGCTGACAGCAGCGATCAAGAGCCGACCCTCAAGTCCGTCACGGTCACCGCCACCCGCCGCGAAGAGTCGCTGCAGAAGGTGCCGGTGGCGGTTTCGGTGATCGACGGCGAACAACTGGAGCGCGATAACCGTAACGGCGTGGCGAGCATCGTCCAGCAGGTGCCGTCGCTGAATTTCCGTACCGGTGCGTCAAACAAGGACACCTCGTTGTTCGTGCGTGGCGTCGGTACGATTTCCACCTCGCCCGGCGTCGAGCCAACGGTAGCCACGGTGATCGACGGCGTGGTCTATGCCCGCCCCGGTCAATCGACGCTCGACCTGCTGGATCTGGAGCGCGTCGAAGTACTGCGTGGCCCGCAGGGCACCTTGTTCGGCAAGAATGCCTCGGCCGGTGTGCTCAACATCACCAGCAAGGCGCCGACCAACGAGACCCACGGCTACATCGATCAGTCGTACTACAGCGGCAACGAAAGCCGCACCCGCTTCGGCATTGGCGGCAGCCTGATTCCGGATACGTTGAAGGGCTCGATCAGCACCCTGGTCAGCAGCTACGACGGCAACGTCGACAACAAATACAACGGCCAGGAGGTCAACGGCTACAACCATCGCGGCGTGCGCGGCAAGCTCGAATTCACCCCGAATGACGACGTCACCTTCACCCTGATCGCCGACTACATGCAGTCCCACGACGACGGCCCCAACGGCGTCGTCAGCAAGTCGCTGACCCCGGCCTTCGCCAACGCGCTGAGCCCGGTCTATGCGAGCAACCACAACCGCGACATCAACACCGATACCCGCACTCATGTCGAGGACACCAACAAAGGCCTGTCCGGTCAGCTCGACTGGCAACTGGGCGATTACACCCTGACGTCGATCACCGCGTGGCGCGGCTGGGACAACACGCAATATCAGGACGGCGATCGGCTGAGCACGATCACTGCAGCGTTCCCCGGCACCGCCGACAAGGGCGATCTGGCCTTCGATCAGTACTCGCAGGAGCTGCGCCTGGCCTCGCCAAAAGGTGAATTCCTTGAATACGTCGGCGGCCTGTTCTACATGCACGGCAAGGATGACGAGACCTACCAGCGCACCCTGACGACGCCGACCAGCGTCAACCGTGGCGTGGCTGACTACAGCACCACCAGCGACAGCTACGCCGCGTTCGGTGAGACCACGCTGAACTTCACGTCGGCTTTCCGCGGCATCGCCGGCCTGCGCTACACCCACGATGATCTGGAATACGATCACCGTCGTGTCTCGACCTCGGCGACCACGGTCAGCGGCATCCAGCCGGCCACCAGCAGTTCCGGTTCGGTGGACGAGGACGGCTGGTCCGGGCGCCTCGGCGTGCAGTACGACCTGAGCGCTGCGGTCACTACGTACCTGACCTACTCGCGCGGCTACAAAGGCCCGGCGTACAACGTGTTCTTCAACATGCAGCCGCGTGACACCGAAGCGCTGAAGCCGGAGACCTCCAACACTTGGGAAGCGGGGATCAAGGCCACCAGTTGGAACAACCGGCTGACCACTAACCTCGCCGTGTTCCATAGCGATTACGACAACTATCAGGCGAACTTTTTCGACACCGTCGCCGGGCAAGTGGTGACGCGCCTGATCAACGCCGGCAGCGTCAGTACCGAAGGCGTCGAACTCGATTACGCCTTGCAGGCGACCCAGCAACTGAAGTTCTCCGGGGCGCTGGCCTACACCCGCGCACGCATCGACCAATTCAGCTGCCCGGCGGGCGCGGCGGCCTCGTGCAACGTCAATGGCAAACCGTTGCCGTTCAGTCCGGACTGGAAAAGCTACGTGCGTGCCGACTACACCATCCCGCTGGAAAACGGTCTGGATATCGAGCTCGGCACCGACTACAGCTGGCAGAGCGAAGTGCAGTACGACATCAGCCAGAACGCCGATACCAAGCAGGGCGCCTACGGCATCTGGAATGCCAGTGTGGCGCTGGCCGATTACAGCAACGGCTGGCGCGTGGCGCTGCTGGGCAAAAACCTCGCCGACAAGTCCTACTCGCCGCTGCTGGCCAGCGGCGGCAACTACATCTACCGCGCCGTGCCACGGGATGACGAGCGCTACTTCGGCGTGCAACTGCGCAAGGATTTCTGA